In a single window of the Acidobacteriota bacterium genome:
- the lpxA gene encoding acyl-ACP--UDP-N-acetylglucosamine O-acyltransferase — protein MTSAIHPTAVVSPEARIGDGTTVGAYAVVGDHVTLGPGCEVMAHASLAGPLEAGRGCRFFPFVSIGTEPQDLKFKGEMTQVVAGDANVFREYVTVNRGTAGGGGVTRIGSGNLFMAYSHVAHDCQVGSGTVFANAATLAGHVTVEDFSTVGAFSGVHQFCRVGRHAFIGGYSVITQDALPFVKSVGNRAEAFGINTVGLERKGFDAAEISSLKRAYRFLLQAGLNTSQALERIEGEIPPCPSVTYLVEFIRTSKRGVIK, from the coding sequence GTGACCTCGGCGATTCACCCGACGGCCGTCGTCTCGCCGGAGGCGCGGATCGGCGACGGGACGACGGTGGGGGCCTATGCGGTCGTCGGCGACCACGTGACGCTGGGCCCCGGCTGCGAGGTGATGGCGCACGCGTCGCTCGCCGGGCCGCTCGAGGCGGGCCGGGGATGCCGGTTCTTCCCGTTCGTCTCCATCGGCACGGAGCCCCAGGACCTGAAGTTCAAGGGCGAGATGACGCAGGTCGTCGCCGGAGACGCCAACGTCTTCCGGGAGTACGTCACGGTGAACCGCGGCACCGCCGGCGGCGGAGGCGTGACGCGGATCGGGAGCGGGAACCTGTTCATGGCCTACTCCCACGTCGCGCACGACTGCCAGGTGGGGAGCGGGACGGTCTTCGCGAACGCCGCGACCCTCGCCGGCCACGTGACGGTCGAGGACTTCTCGACGGTCGGAGCTTTCAGCGGGGTGCACCAGTTCTGCCGCGTCGGCCGCCACGCGTTCATCGGCGGGTACTCGGTCATCACGCAGGACGCCCTTCCGTTCGTGAAGAGCGTGGGGAATCGCGCCGAGGCCTTCGGGATCAACACGGTGGGGCTGGAGCGGAAGGGTTTCGACGCCGCCGAGATCTCGAGCTTGAAGCGCGCCTACCGGTTCCTCTTGCAGGCGGGGCTGAACACATCCCAGGCTCTCGAGCGCATCGAGGGGGAGATTCCCCCGTGCCCGTCGGTGACCTACCTCGTCGAGTTCATCCGGACCTCGAAGCGAGGGGTGATCAAATGA
- a CDS encoding Gfo/Idh/MocA family oxidoreductase, which produces MTALLAGGELRVGVVGVGYLGRHHARIYASQSGVRLVGVADSSAERAREIGALHGAEAFTDHRRLLGRVDAVSVATPTVSHRAVAADFLREGVAVLVEKPMAATLPEADDLISLAAGTGALLAVGHTERFNPAVEALCERAREPRFIEVHRLGTFPARSLDIDVVLDLMIHDIDLVLALSRGAGSEGVEALDAVGVNALTRRVDIANARLRMRGGCVANLTASRISTGKVRKVRVFTRDAYLSCDCADQTLEEYRLAGAPGSGAPPAIARTAPAITRDEPLARELRAFAEAARSRSPFAVTGAQGREALAVALAVAERIEEGLREGAR; this is translated from the coding sequence ATGACGGCGCTCCTCGCGGGCGGAGAGCTCCGGGTCGGCGTCGTCGGGGTCGGCTACCTCGGCAGGCATCACGCGCGCATCTACGCGTCGCAGTCGGGAGTGCGCCTCGTCGGCGTCGCCGACAGCTCCGCGGAACGCGCGCGGGAGATCGGCGCGCTCCACGGCGCCGAGGCCTTCACGGATCACCGCCGCCTCCTCGGCCGCGTCGACGCCGTTTCGGTCGCGACTCCCACGGTCTCGCACCGGGCCGTCGCCGCCGACTTCCTCCGCGAGGGGGTGGCGGTCCTGGTCGAGAAGCCGATGGCGGCCACGCTCCCCGAGGCGGACGATCTCATCTCCCTCGCGGCGGGCACGGGCGCCCTTCTCGCGGTCGGACACACGGAGCGGTTCAACCCGGCGGTGGAGGCGCTCTGCGAGCGGGCGCGCGAGCCCCGGTTCATCGAGGTCCACCGGCTCGGGACCTTCCCGGCCCGGAGCCTGGACATCGACGTGGTCCTCGATCTCATGATTCACGACATCGACCTGGTGCTCGCGCTCTCGCGCGGGGCGGGAAGCGAAGGGGTGGAGGCGCTCGACGCCGTGGGGGTGAACGCCCTGACGCGCCGGGTCGACATCGCCAACGCCCGGCTCCGGATGCGCGGCGGCTGCGTCGCGAACCTGACGGCGAGCCGGATCAGCACCGGGAAGGTCCGCAAGGTGCGCGTCTTCACCCGGGACGCCTACCTGTCGTGCGATTGCGCCGATCAGACGCTCGAGGAGTACCGGCTCGCCGGAGCGCCGGGGTCGGGAGCCCCTCCGGCCATCGCGCGCACCGCTCCCGCCATCACCAGGGACGAGCCGCTGGCGCGCGAGCTGCGCGCGTTCGCCGAGGCAGCCCGCTCCCGAAGTCCGTTCGCCGTGACCGGGGCCCAGGGACGGGAGGCGCTCGCGGTGGCTCTCGCCGTCGCGGAGCGGATTGAGGAGGGCTTGCGTGAGGGGGCCCGCTGA